From Pseudoleptotrichia goodfellowii, a single genomic window includes:
- a CDS encoding ABC transporter substrate-binding protein: MRKIFILMACLLLILSCGGKENKDGSKSGGEKELTYLIWDKGQEAGMKAIIDEFEKENPGVKIKLQIVGWEEYWTKLETSATGGTLPDIFWMHSERFYDYASNGMLMEVDKNIDEGFKHFPQDLVKLYQFNGKQYAVPKDFDTIGVFYNKELFDKAGVPYPDGNWDWAQYLETAKKLTKDGIYGLSAPLNFQEGFWNEVYQNEGYIIKDDKSGYNNPATQEAIQWWVDLSLKEKVSPLQKEFDEVEYVQMFTSGKVAMAQLGSWNLPRIEEDKEFAKKVGVTYLPRGKKQATIYNGLGYSVSAKTKYPEEAKKFLQFLATEKANLLQAKYVSAIPAYEGTQQAWVDHNKDMDLKIFIDQLKYGVVYPSASNGGKWRDLGNQIFAPVFAGKVDVKTATEEYAKKMNEMIEAK; encoded by the coding sequence ATGAGAAAAATTTTTATTTTAATGGCATGTTTATTGTTAATATTAAGTTGCGGAGGAAAAGAAAATAAAGACGGCAGTAAAAGCGGAGGAGAAAAAGAACTGACTTATCTGATTTGGGATAAAGGCCAGGAAGCGGGAATGAAAGCTATTATAGATGAGTTTGAAAAAGAAAATCCGGGAGTAAAAATAAAATTACAGATAGTCGGATGGGAAGAATACTGGACAAAACTTGAAACATCGGCTACAGGAGGAACATTGCCGGATATATTCTGGATGCATTCGGAAAGATTTTACGATTATGCTTCAAACGGTATGTTAATGGAAGTAGATAAAAATATAGATGAGGGATTTAAACATTTTCCTCAGGATTTGGTAAAACTGTATCAGTTTAACGGAAAACAATACGCAGTACCGAAAGATTTCGACACCATAGGAGTATTTTATAATAAAGAATTATTTGATAAAGCGGGAGTGCCTTATCCTGACGGAAATTGGGACTGGGCACAATATCTGGAAACGGCTAAGAAATTAACTAAAGACGGTATTTACGGACTAAGTGCACCTTTGAATTTTCAGGAAGGTTTTTGGAATGAAGTATATCAAAATGAGGGTTATATAATAAAAGACGATAAATCAGGTTATAATAATCCTGCAACACAGGAAGCCATCCAATGGTGGGTAGACTTGAGTTTGAAAGAAAAAGTTTCCCCTTTGCAAAAAGAATTTGACGAAGTGGAATATGTTCAAATGTTTACTTCGGGAAAAGTAGCCATGGCTCAGTTAGGTTCATGGAATTTGCCGAGAATAGAAGAAGATAAAGAATTTGCTAAAAAAGTAGGCGTTACATATTTACCTAGAGGGAAAAAACAGGCAACTATATATAACGGTCTTGGATATTCAGTTTCTGCAAAAACAAAATATCCTGAAGAAGCTAAAAAATTCCTTCAATTTTTAGCAACAGAAAAAGCGAATTTATTACAGGCTAAATATGTTTCGGCTATACCTGCATACGAAGGAACACAGCAGGCGTGGGTAGATCATAATAAAGATATGGATTTGAAAATATTTATAGATCAGTTGAAATACGGTGTAGTTTATCCGTCTGCAAGTAACGGAGGAAAATGGAGAGATTTGGGAAATCAGATATTTGCACCTGTATTTGCCGGAAAAGTTGATGTAAAAACTGCGACTGAAGAATATGCAAAAAAAATGAATGAAATGATAGAAGCAAAATAG
- a CDS encoding carbohydrate ABC transporter permease — protein sequence MKNKKTENMVWGYFMITPTMLGLFILNILPIFQTLYLSFTKSGAFGKVTFIGLKNYVNLFQDKLVMQSFINTFIYTILTVPAGVFLSLITAVLLNAKIRGKTIYRTLFFLPVVSVPAAVALVWKWIFNSKFGIINTILTAVGLKGVDWLTDSKSAMISIVIVGIWSMVGYNMIVILAGLQEIAQTYYEAAEIDGAGPVKKFFSIILPLITPTLFFIIITTFIGCLQVFDVIYMMIGRANVVLPKVQSVVVLFYNYSFERNMKGYGSAIIMMLFLVILLITYIQLKLQKKWVNYMS from the coding sequence ATGAAAAACAAAAAAACGGAAAATATGGTTTGGGGCTATTTTATGATAACCCCGACAATGTTGGGACTCTTTATACTTAATATACTGCCTATATTTCAAACTTTATATTTAAGTTTTACAAAGTCGGGAGCATTCGGTAAAGTTACATTTATAGGATTAAAAAATTATGTGAATTTATTTCAGGATAAACTTGTTATGCAGTCTTTTATAAATACTTTTATTTATACAATTTTGACAGTTCCTGCAGGAGTATTTTTATCTTTGATTACAGCTGTGCTGCTTAATGCCAAAATCAGAGGAAAGACAATATACAGAACGTTGTTTTTTCTTCCTGTTGTATCTGTTCCTGCAGCAGTGGCTCTTGTTTGGAAATGGATATTTAACTCGAAATTCGGAATTATAAATACAATATTAACAGCTGTAGGATTGAAGGGAGTAGACTGGCTTACAGATTCCAAGTCTGCAATGATATCTATAGTGATAGTAGGAATATGGAGCATGGTAGGTTATAATATGATAGTTATACTTGCGGGACTGCAGGAAATTGCCCAGACTTATTATGAAGCAGCTGAGATTGACGGTGCAGGTCCTGTAAAAAAATTTTTTTCAATAATATTGCCTTTGATAACTCCTACATTGTTTTTTATTATAATTACGACTTTTATAGGATGTCTTCAGGTTTTTGATGTTATTTATATGATGATAGGAAGGGCAAATGTAGTATTACCTAAAGTTCAGTCTGTAGTTGTACTTTTCTATAATTATTCTTTTGAAAGAAATATGAAAGGATACGGTTCGGCAATTATAATGATGCTGTTCCTTGTAATACTTCTTATAACTTATATTCAGTTAAAATTACAGAAGAAATGGGTCAATTATATGTCATAA